The nucleotide sequence TTGAAAAAAATCCATAAAATTTTTTTCCTACAAAATCCGGAAATAAATCAAGTTCCAACGAATACCGTTTATGAGGAGGAATCCGGGCAAAGATTTCTTTATCAAAGAGATAGACTCCGGCATTGATTAAATTTTGGGTATGGTTTATTTTCTCTTGAAAGCCGACTATTCTCCCCTTTTTATCCATCCAGAGAGATCCGAAATCAAAAGAGTCCTTAGCTTCCGAAACCACCAAACTTATCTGTGCATTTTTAGCTCGATGATGGGTAATAAAGCCGTCCAAATCAACCGGGCAAAATGAATCTCCATTCAAGACCAAGACAGGATTCGACCTGATAAGTGACTCTGCATTTTTCAGCGCTCCGCCAGTCCCAAGAGGAATTTTTTCTTTTGAAAATGAGAAGGTTAGTGGTCCGGTGGTCTGGGCATAGTAGTGTTCGATACAATTTGCCATATATCCGGTGCAGAGAATATATCGGGTAATTCCGAAAGCAGCGGTGTGATCGATAAGTATATCGAGAAACGGACGGCCTTGAATTTCAGCCATTGGTTTAGGGCGGTCATGGACGACCTTTTTTAACCGGCTTCCCAACCCTCCGCAAAGTATGACAGCGTCGATTTCCTTCATATCAATTAATAAAAATCCTGGGTTGAATACATAACCACCTGCGTTCCCAAAGCATCAAAGCCAAAGGGTACATATAATATGTCTTTAAGTTTTTCTTTTAAGAGGGGCTGATGGTCCGGTTTAACGAAAAACAGGATAAAACCGCCACCTCCGGCGCCTAGAAGTTTTCCGCCTAACGCCCCCGACTTCAAAGCGGCATCATAAATAGCATCAATCCGGCTGCTGGTAATCCGGTCGGTAAGACTTCTTTTGATCCTCCAACTTTCGTTCAGGAGTTTGCCAAAATCGTCTAAGTCTTTAGATCCATTATTTAAGATACTGATGGCCTCATCCACCATCACCTGCATGGTCCGTAACTCAATTTTCTTGGAGTTAGTGTTCTTAATTTGTTCGGCGGCGATTTCGGAAGCGTTCCGGGAAACGCCGGTAAAAAAAAGCATAAGGTGACTTTGGAGATAATCGACTTTTTCACGGCTTAGCGGCAGGGGTGTAACATAAAAATCCCGCTCGCCCCCGAATTCAATTTTATTTAACCCCCCGAAGGCGGCGGCGACCTGATCCTGGGCGCCGACATTTTCCGCGAGCACCTGCTGCTCGATGTAAAGCGCCTCGCGCGCCAAGGTCCGTTTGGTCACCATCTTACCGGATAAGGAATACAAGGCATTTAGAAAACCAACCGTGAAGGATGAACTCGATCCCATTCCGGATTGGGCCGGGATATCTCCCGTATAGGTCATCTCGACCCCTTTGGGTATATTTAAATAGGTGAGACAGGCGCGGACGGAAGGGTGTTTGATATCCTCAATGGAGGTCGTTTCTTCCCGAATAATGTAACGCATTAGGTACTTATAGGTAAAAAAGGGCGGAAGAAACCGACAGTTTATATAGCAGTATTTATTGATGGTCGTGCTGAGTACGGCGCCACCGTGTTCCCGGTACCAAACGGGATAATCGGTGCCGCCCCCGAAAAAAGATATTCTAAATGGGGTTCGCGTTATGATCACGGCCTATACCTCACATTATTGGACTACATTCCAGACGATGAAGGAGAATCCTTCATGAAATAAATTTCCAACAGGAACCCGCTGTAAACGGCTGATCCGTATCCTGCCTTCTATTTCAAGTTGTTTCAGTGCATCGTAGTATCCGGCTAAATAATTTCTGGACTTGTGATACCGAATGGCCAGATAGTCGAGTAAATTATTCTCGTAATAAAATTCAAGAAACGGTTCGGAATTTATGCAAAGAGCGGGTTTTTTATTTAAGAGATATTCCAAAAACGCCGAGTAGTTATCCCCGAGCTGTTCAAGAGAATTCAAGGTGATCACTACGGAATTTTCAGGGATCTCGACCCCGTAATCTGGTCGGAAGAAATCAAACTCCTTCCCCTTAATCTGCGCTTTTAGCCGCCTGCCCAATTCATCGGCTATCTTTACGGAATTTTCCGTCCAATCCAAACCAACGATAGACTTGTCCGGAAAGAGTTGATTCATGATCACCAGGTTGTACCCGGTTCCACAGCCAAACTCGAAAATGTTTTGAAATGGTCCAAGAAACCTTTTAAACAGATAGTGGCGGTAAACGGTATAAAAGTTTAATTCAAACATTTTATCGTGAGGTTTCACATATCGGAATAAAAGCCGGGATATGCCGTATTTTGAAATATATTTTGGGATTAAGGCGTCAACATCATATCCCCCGGAAACGAATGCATCCCAATTTTCTTGCCATCCTTTTTCCCAATCCCCTTTTCGGTCTTTGCCGGAAGGCTTATGAAGGCCGTTGTCTATTTCTTTTATTACCTTCAAGATGGTCGTTTCGAGTTCTTCTCCCTCAACGGCATCGTAGCGAAAATCGTACTGATCGATGAGAGGTCCGCAGACAACCAAGAATTCCGAACTTTGAATACCGAGAAGATTAGCAAACTCCTCGGCGTTCAGATCGCCGGTGGACCTTTTATCATTATGATTTCGATGAATATCGGAAAATTCAGACAAAATGGCCCGCCTCATCACGTTGTGATAAAATTGGAAATTTAATCGGCCACCAGATATTGAACCTGGGTTCATTCCACGTATAGGTAAATTGGCCCGCCGAATTATAATAGGTTGATTGTTTATAATGAAAAATAGTCTGACGACTTAAAACCAAATGAGCATTGCCGTATTTCGGCGGAACCAACACCTGGTAGCGGTTTTTGTCAGACAAGGTAAAGGATTGCCATTTCCCGAAATTATGCGATTGGGTGTCACAATTTACGACTACAAAGTAAAATTTTCCATAAAGACAGGAAATGAGCTTCCAGGTCTCTGCATCTCCATGGATACCCCTGAGGACATTTTGCGAAGAAACGGAGATGTCATCTTGAACGAATTTTACCGTGATCCCCTTTTCCCTATAGGTTTGTTCGTTGTAGGTTTCCAGATATTCACCTCGGAAATCTTCAAAGGAGTCCACTTTGATCAGCAACACACCGTCCAGGTTTGTTTTTTTGACTTCCATAGGTCCCTTAAATTGATATAAAATCGATATTGTTGTTGGATTTATGCTTATCGATAAATTTTTTACCCAGTAAATATCCCATCTCAGGGGTCCTTTGAAATTCGACCAACAACTGCTTCAAATCGGCTTCCAGCCCCTTTCTTTGCTCCTCCGCCAGAGCAAGAACCAGTTTTTTGAGGCGTTCCTGATCGTTGGTTTTAGTCTGATAATAGCCATCGATGAGTTCCAGGGCATAGTCAAAGTAGCCGGTTAACATACTGACCAAGAGGAGCACTTCAATATTCCGAGCCGAAAAAGTCGAATGCTCATTGTCGACCTCCAAGGGATCTTTCAAGTAGAAGGCGTCCGCCCAGGCCAGACGTTCTTCGGAGTTGTATTTTCTTCGATCGATTTTTTTTGCGGAAATATAGTTGGGATACAACCCATACAGTTGAAACCCTTCCTGTCTTAGTAAAAGGTCGACCTCTGAAAATAATTTTTGGTTCCGATACATGGGGAAGAACTCGAATTCGCACCAGACGGCCAGGCATTGTTCCTTTAAAACCCTTCGGGCACCTTGAATAATTTGATGTTCGGCCCCCTGGCAATCCATTTTTATAACTTCCCCCAAAGGCATCTCTCTGTTACCGCCCCCGAAGACGACATCATCCAAGGTGCTGGTTTTAATATCGCCAACTTTTTGTAACCGAAACCCGGCCACCTTATATCGAGTTACCAACTCCTCATTGGGCTTTAGCAAGGATGTATTGACCGGACTTTCGGTCATATACAGGGTTCCGTTGCCCGTCTTGCTTCCGATGGCCGTATTGACAATGGAAAGCGTCGGAAAAGGCCCCCCATGGCCGTATTTATCCCTGAGTTCCTGACAGGCCCTTTCGTCGGGCTCAAAGCAGGTGCAGTGGGTCAAAGAGGCCACAGGGGCAATCAGGGGATGAACCCCACCGGCACTGCCGATATCGATGAAACCCAGCGGCCTTTCTTTAAAAGAATGAAAAAGGCTGGTTTTTTGAAAATCGATATTTTTGTCTAAGCATTCGATGGAAATCATGATGTTCACAAAAGTTCTCGTATCCAGCTTTTTATCCCTTCGGGGTCGAGCCCGAGTTGTTTGCGAATATCTTGGAGCGTGCCGTAATAACCACAGAAGGCATCGGGCAATCCGTGATACAGGGCTTTAACGGAACAGCAGGCATTGATGCCCTCAAAGAGCCCGAAGGCATCGTGAACGACCAGGATTCTGGTTTCGGCAAAACGTTCCAAAAGTGCACTATCCATGGGTTTTAGGGTATGAAAATACAGGACATTGACCGGCAGATCCCTGCAGGCCGAAAGAACATTGCCCAGAAGGGGTCCGGCCGTTGCGACGGTAAGATTTGTTCCGGGCGTTTCCTTTACAATGACCCCCTTTCCAAATTCAACGGGCAGATCCATTCCATGTTCGTCGGCGGCAATCCGCAGATAGGAGGGATGGCCATTATTATAACATCTCGAAAGCAAGACATCGAATTCCTTCTTGGAGCCGGGTTGCATGACCTCCATGCCGGGAAGCATCCTCATCAACTCCAGATCGGTATAACAATGATGGGTTGCCCCATCCCAGGCATAATCAAATGAACCGCCGCAGGTCACTATCGTTGAGCCGAAACGGTTGTAACACAAATCCAGTTTGACCTGTTCATAACTTCGTTCCGTGACGAAGGGGGTGATCGTATGGACAACCGGATGAAAACCGGCGGCGCTCATCCCCGCGGCCATGCTGATAAGCGTGTTCTCGCAAATACCGAGATTGAACAGTCGGTCCGGATATATTTCATGGAAGTCATTAAAAAGATAGACGCTGATATCGCCAAAGAGGAGGACCAACCTGTCGTCTCCTTCGGCGATCTTTGATACCGTATCCTTAAACTGACGTCTCATTCAGTTCACCTAAAAGTGTTTCCAGTTCATCGCGGTTGGGACTCCGTCGGTGCCAGGCAAAAACTTCCCGGACCAGGGTGGGACAGCCCATCCCTTTAACGGTGTGGGCCACAATCAGGCGCGGGGATCCGTTTCCGGAATTCCCGATGGCCTTTTTCAAGGCGGATAGGTCATGGCCATCCACCGATTCCACTTCAAAACCAAAAGAAGCGAATTTGGCTTCCGGATTGACAATGGGCAGACACCGGGATTGGGAGCAATTGTTATCGAAAAGAACGGTCAGATTATGAAGCCCAAGATTGGCGGCCACCATGGCCGCCTCCCATACCGTTCCTTCATTGGATTCTCCGTCTCCGATAAGCACATAAACCCGTCTCGAACCGGCAGACAGCTTGAACCCCAAGGCCATTCCGGTGGCCACCCCGATGCCATGGCCAAGGGAACCGGTCGAAAGCTCAACCCCCGGAACCTTGAAACGGTCAGCATGACAGCCGAACATCGACTCAAAGGAACCGAAACTAAAGACTTCGGAGATGGGGAAATAGCCGTATTGGGCCAGGGTGCAATAAAGTCCAAGGGCTCCATGCCCCTTGCTTAATATGAAAATATCCCTTTCCTCCCAGGCCGGAAGTTTCGGTTCGTGCCGCATGGTTTCATAAACGGCTCGAAGCATCTCAACGATTGAAAAACAAGTGGGGATATGACCATGCCCGCTGTGGTTTGAGATACGGAGGATGTTTTCCCTTATTTCTTTTGATAGGTTATCCATATGCCTTTTCAGAAGCCTTTAGACCGGTTGGTTTCAGTTACCCTTTCTTTTTATGAAATATAGATCGCCGTAATAACGCGTGATATCAGGGTCTTCCTCATAAACAAGCCTAAATCCATGAGCCGTGAGAAAGTCAACGACTCCGTCCCTCAGATTTCGGCTATGTCGTTCAATGACCACTTTGTCCACCAAGGCCAGGCAGGTCCGGGCGCCATCTAATACTTCAAGCTCCATTCCTTCGACGTCTATTTTTAGAATGCCGGCCCCGGGGAGATCAAAGCGGGCGAAGAGATCATCCAGGGTTGCGGTTTCCACCTGGATGGATCGAATAAATTCTTCGCGGAGCCAGGGCCGGTCAACCAGTTTCAGACCCCGACCCCCGATAGGACCTATCTCTTTAATTATATCAAAGCGGCTGGTCCCCTGGTTTGCGGCCAAGGCTTTGTTGACCAATTCTATGTTGTTGAGCCGGTTTGATTCCACGTTGTTTTGCATCACCTCGAACAGATAGGGATTCGGCTCCACGCAGATCACCCGGCAGGCAGGATTGCGCTCCTTAATTTTCAGGGCATAAAATCCCTCATTGGCCCCGATATCAATAACGACGGTTTCGTTCAGACCCGAGAATTCCGGTAAGAGAAAATGGTTTTCTTCTTTGAAAATCTCGTAATAAACCTCCAGGGTTGAAAAAGCGCTACATCCCCGGAACCAAACCCGGTAACGGTCAAGATTCAGGGAGGAAAGGGTGTCCCCTCCGATAAATCGGTTATGCTCATAGACATACTGCCGCTGCTGAAGGATGGTTGTCAGTGCCCGCAGGCTTTCATCATCCTTGGTCTGATTATACAACCACTGTTCGTCGAGGTCTTTTTTCATCGCTTGGGAATCCCTTTAATCTTCAAGAAGCTTTCGCCTAAGCCTTATGGCGGTCATTTCCTGTAGATGCGCCCTGGCCTCCGACCCGAATTTGGTCTCAATCCAATGGAGGTACCTGGGGTTTTTGAAGTAGGCGTCAAAGGCATAGTCTCTGAATTCCAGGACCTGGGCCGCTGTCAGATATTCCGTCGGCAGGGGTTTGAATTCGTACCCCTGGGAGGCATACCCTAACCAGGTTTCCGGGAGATCACCCCCTTTTTTTAGGGCTTCGGCGTAGAGGTCCGACCCCGGAATGGCCATAGCGCAGAAAAAGCTCGGGAAGGCCGGCATCAATTCCAGGGATAGATTCAAAGTGTCCTGCATGGAGCCATAGTCGTCACCCGGAAGACCGAACATGAAATTGGCACAGAAATCGATTCCCACGACGTGCGCCTTGGCCACAGCGTTGCGGACGGCATCGACATTATAGGAATCTTTTCCGACATTGGCCCTGATCCGGGTATTTCCCGTTTCAATACCCAGCTTAAGCCAGTGAAATCCGGCTTTCTTCAAGGTAATCAGGTTCTCTATAGCGATCTTATCGAGGACGTCTACCCGGGCAAAGGCGTTGATATTGAGGTCATACCCTCTCTCGATCAGTCCTTCGGCGATGGGCAAGTAGTGTTTGGGATTAAAGACAAAAAGCTCATCATGAATATTGAGGTGTCTTACCCCATAGTGATTCACAAGGATATCAATTTGTCTCAAGACCCATTCAGGGCTCCAATAGCGGATCCGGTGCTCTCCGTAGGTGGCATGGATGGCGCAGAAACTGCACTTGTAGGGACAGCCGAGGCTGGTGAATAGAGAGGCGAATTTCGTCCGCTGGCTGAAGTCCCTGAGGCACATCCAACTGAAGGCCCGGTAACGATCCATGGGCAAAAGGTCCCAGGCCACATCGGGCAGCTCGGAGGTGAGATCCCGGATGTTTTCAGGAGATGGACCATGAAGAATTTCTTGGCCCTCTTTCCACCAAAGGCCTTTAATCTCGGGATATTGCTTTCCGCTCAAAAGATCGGCAAGCGTATGGAAGCCTTCCCCTTGAACTACAATATCACAAGCCTCTTCTCGCAGGGTTCGCTCCGGAAGGGCGGAGGGATGCCAGCCGGTTAGCACCAATTTGGATTGGGGTATGGAGTCCTTTATCTTCAGGCACAATTGTCCCACGGCTACCATAATGGGTGCGGAGACATTGGCCTGTTGACTGTAACAGACGATGGCAATTATTTTCGGATTGGCCATGGCCAAGGACTCAACCGTTTCATCAAAATCCAAATTCAGGGCATTGGCATCCAGGATATCGCAATTAATTCCTTTATTCCGAAGATAGCCTGCGGTCAGGGCCGCCCAGAAGGGGGTATCGATGGCTGAGAAGACCTTGCTCAGGTCCTGATAGACCTGTTTGCGCGTCCCTCCCACGTTGACCAGAATGATGTCCGGGTTATCTTTCAACAGCGCGCTCCTTGTCTGGACCTGCCAGGTATCGATTTAAAAGAAAGCGGGCCACCAGGGCCACCGGGGAGCACAGATAGATCTCACCATTGACCAGTTTTTGGATCGCCTCCAGAAAGGGGACGGCCACTACCGAGACGACCTCTTCGTCATGAGGCCGACGGGTGTCAAACTCCGCTTGGCTTACCTCGACCTTAAAGACGCTCAGCAGGACCGGTATTCTTCCGGGCATTTCTGAAACAGGCAGATCCGATTCAAAGCGTAAAGGGTCTTTGATAAAAAGGCCTGTCTCCTCGGCGAACTCCCGTCTGGCTGCCATCCTCGGGGTTTCTCCCTCCTGAGAGTCGCCGGCCGGAAGTTCCAAGGGACAATCATCGATCAATGGGCGTTTCACTCGAATCATAATAATCGCCCGGCCCTCCAGGACAGGCAGCACCACAACCTGGGGGCGTTCATATTCAATGCTGAAGTATGCGCCCCTGGAGAGCACCTTGAACCAGGCGTTCCGATGCATAAGCAGAACCGGTTCCAAGTCGGGACACAACAACGGCGGGGGACTGTCCGGCAAACTCGGAGACACTTTCTTTCCCCTGAGGAAAGAATTTCCTCTTGTATAATGGTGTTTCAAAAAAAAGCGGACCCCTTTTTATTTTTCGACCGTCAAGGCCTTCCAGGGAGAACGTTTTAATTCTTCTCTCCAGAAGTCGAGTATATCTCTTAAGGTTTTCTCCAAGGAAATTTCCGGCTTCCAGCCGGTTTCTTCGGAAAACTTTTCGGTGCTTGGAATCTGCAAAGTCACATCAGAGGGACGTAAAAGGGTCGGGTCGACCTTGACCTTCAATTTCTTTGAGGAAAAGGAAAGCAATTTTTCCAGACCTTCACCGATTGTCACCGTCTGTTTCCCCCCTATGTTATAGACCTCTCCCGGCCGGCATCTTTGTACCATGATCCAATAGGCCTTAACCGCGTCCCTTACATCGCAGATCGTTCGCACGGATTTAAGGTTGCCTACTCGAACGACCGGCTCTTTCAAACCCAACTCGGCTGCGGCAATCTGCTTTGCGAAAGAGGAAAAGGCAAACACATCCCCCCTTCTCGGACCTGTGTGTGTAAACATACGGGTCCGAATGGTACGTATTTGATGGGAAATCCAGTACTGATAGCCAATCATATCTTCCCCGACTTTGCTGACGGCATAGGGAGAAGCCGGCCTAAAGGGACAAGTTTCTTTAATGGGAATATCAGCCTCACTCACCTGCCCATAAACCTCGGAGGAAGAACAGATATGGATTACTGGATCAACCCCGGTGATTCTGACGGCCTCGAGGAGATTGGTGGTTCCGATAACATTGGCCCAAAGTGTTTGGATCGGGGTATTAAAGCTGGTCAAAACATAACTTTGGGCCGCCAAATGAAAAATAACATGAGGCTTTACGGTTTTAATATGACGAATCAGCCCGCTCAGGTCGCACAGATCAGCTTCCAACAGACTAACCTTGTTATATATTTTTTCTAAGTTGTCCTTCGGGCTACGCCATCGACACAAACCGAAGAGGGAATGCCTTTCCTTGAGGCCGAGGACATACTCTGCCAAATGGCTGCCCACAAACCCGGTAATTCCTGTTATTAGTATTCTCATGAACTAAATGACTCCTTATTTGTTTCCAATTTTAGGAATGTCATCCTATGGAGCTATTTTGCAAATATGCTGCCAGTATAGGCTTATAAAATTTTTTTTCTGTCATTTTGCTAACATATTGATTTAAAAGTAAAATATTTTGTTAATTGTCACCTACCCCGACCGTGAAAGACAAATTCAGAAAAAAGTGCTGTCCGGCGTCAATTAATTGGCATCATTAACAGGAATTTTTTTAAAGTTCTTAAGAGGAGTTACCGATAAACAATTAAGGACCGATTCATCACAGGAGGGTATTATGTCTTCGAGTTGGGGATTATCCGAAGCGACTCAAATAGATTCTCTTTTCTCCACTACGTCCAATTCGCAGACCCAGCTTGATAGCCTGGCCAACAGTGCCCTTTCAAGAGGAATTGACCGATACACCGGAAAAGACTACGCGGGAGCGGCCATGGAATTCAAGAGGGCCATAGGGTTCGCTCCTTTTTCGGACAACTCCCCCAAGGCCTACGAATACCTGTCCCAGGCCTATTTAAAAATGGGAAAGACCGACGATGCGATAAAGACCACCAAAGCGGCGGTTAAGACCTTTCCAATCGACGACACTTTTCGTCTCAGCCTGGGCGACCTCTATTTTAAACGTGGCCAATATGGTGAAGCCATAGAGGCATATACTGAAGCGGTACGATTAAATCCCCACTCAGCCGATAATCGCTTCTCGTTAGGCCTGGCCTATTTGTCAGATGGTCGGTTGAAAGAAGCCGAAAATCAATTTATTGAAGTAAGCCGGCTTACCCCGAACAGTCCTGTCGGTGTTTTTGGAAGGGGCCAGGTACTCCGATCCTTAGGACAATATAATGAGGCCCTTGAACAACTTAACAAGGCGGTTAAACTGGACAATGGGTTTGCCAATGCCTATCTGGAGATGGGATATACTTATATTGATATGGGAGACATGGATCAGGCCCAGAACCAATTGACAATCCTTCAAAGGTTAGGTGCCGCCTCTCAATCCATGGAACTTGAAGCATACATGCTACAGTCCGCCGACCCCAAAATTATTTTGGCCTACAGCCCGAACAGCTTTGCTTTCTATTCCGGACCGGGGACCCATGTTTCTGCCCTGGATTCAACCCTATCGGCAGGGAATGCCACGAAAGAATATAAGATGTCGTTCACCTTTTCCAAGGATATGGATATCGATTCCGTGGAAAGTTTGAGTAATTGGCAGATGGAAAAACAAAGAGGTGAATATTACTTGGAAAATTACAATTATGGTAACTCGATTCCTTCTACAGAGGTTTCCTTTCCGACTGGACCGTCCA is from Deltaproteobacteria bacterium and encodes:
- a CDS encoding dTDP-4-dehydrorhamnose 3,5-epimerase family protein; amino-acid sequence: MEVKKTNLDGVLLIKVDSFEDFRGEYLETYNEQTYREKGITVKFVQDDISVSSQNVLRGIHGDAETWKLISCLYGKFYFVVVNCDTQSHNFGKWQSFTLSDKNRYQVLVPPKYGNAHLVLSRQTIFHYKQSTYYNSAGQFTYTWNEPRFNIWWPIKFPILSQRDEAGHFV
- a CDS encoding tetratricopeptide repeat protein, whose amino-acid sequence is MSSSWGLSEATQIDSLFSTTSNSQTQLDSLANSALSRGIDRYTGKDYAGAAMEFKRAIGFAPFSDNSPKAYEYLSQAYLKMGKTDDAIKTTKAAVKTFPIDDTFRLSLGDLYFKRGQYGEAIEAYTEAVRLNPHSADNRFSLGLAYLSDGRLKEAENQFIEVSRLTPNSPVGVFGRGQVLRSLGQYNEALEQLNKAVKLDNGFANAYLEMGYTYIDMGDMDQAQNQLTILQRLGAASQSMELEAYMLQSADPKIILAYSPNSFAFYSGPGTHVSALDSTLSAGNATKEYKMSFTFSKDMDIDSVESLSNWQMEKQRGEYYLENYNYGNSIPSTEVSFPTGPSKVIYDPTVRTALLYFSISQNSTGDGTIDPAHMLFRFTGKDAYGKNMDPNADEYSGFSLIA
- a CDS encoding FkbM family methyltransferase: MKKDLDEQWLYNQTKDDESLRALTTILQQRQYVYEHNRFIGGDTLSSLNLDRYRVWFRGCSAFSTLEVYYEIFKEENHFLLPEFSGLNETVVIDIGANEGFYALKIKERNPACRVICVEPNPYLFEVMQNNVESNRLNNIELVNKALAANQGTSRFDIIKEIGPIGGRGLKLVDRPWLREEFIRSIQVETATLDDLFARFDLPGAGILKIDVEGMELEVLDGARTCLALVDKVVIERHSRNLRDGVVDFLTAHGFRLVYEEDPDITRYYGDLYFIKRKGN
- a CDS encoding transketolase produces the protein MDNLSKEIRENILRISNHSGHGHIPTCFSIVEMLRAVYETMRHEPKLPAWEERDIFILSKGHGALGLYCTLAQYGYFPISEVFSFGSFESMFGCHADRFKVPGVELSTGSLGHGIGVATGMALGFKLSAGSRRVYVLIGDGESNEGTVWEAAMVAANLGLHNLTVLFDNNCSQSRCLPIVNPEAKFASFGFEVESVDGHDLSALKKAIGNSGNGSPRLIVAHTVKGMGCPTLVREVFAWHRRSPNRDELETLLGELNETSV
- a CDS encoding cobalamin B12-binding domain-containing protein, which codes for MKDNPDIILVNVGGTRKQVYQDLSKVFSAIDTPFWAALTAGYLRNKGINCDILDANALNLDFDETVESLAMANPKIIAIVCYSQQANVSAPIMVAVGQLCLKIKDSIPQSKLVLTGWHPSALPERTLREEACDIVVQGEGFHTLADLLSGKQYPEIKGLWWKEGQEILHGPSPENIRDLTSELPDVAWDLLPMDRYRAFSWMCLRDFSQRTKFASLFTSLGCPYKCSFCAIHATYGEHRIRYWSPEWVLRQIDILVNHYGVRHLNIHDELFVFNPKHYLPIAEGLIERGYDLNINAFARVDVLDKIAIENLITLKKAGFHWLKLGIETGNTRIRANVGKDSYNVDAVRNAVAKAHVVGIDFCANFMFGLPGDDYGSMQDTLNLSLELMPAFPSFFCAMAIPGSDLYAEALKKGGDLPETWLGYASQGYEFKPLPTEYLTAAQVLEFRDYAFDAYFKNPRYLHWIETKFGSEARAHLQEMTAIRLRRKLLED
- a CDS encoding GDP-mannose 4,6-dehydratase, which gives rise to MRILITGITGFVGSHLAEYVLGLKERHSLFGLCRWRSPKDNLEKIYNKVSLLEADLCDLSGLIRHIKTVKPHVIFHLAAQSYVLTSFNTPIQTLWANVIGTTNLLEAVRITGVDPVIHICSSSEVYGQVSEADIPIKETCPFRPASPYAVSKVGEDMIGYQYWISHQIRTIRTRMFTHTGPRRGDVFAFSSFAKQIAAAELGLKEPVVRVGNLKSVRTICDVRDAVKAYWIMVQRCRPGEVYNIGGKQTVTIGEGLEKLLSFSSKKLKVKVDPTLLRPSDVTLQIPSTEKFSEETGWKPEISLEKTLRDILDFWREELKRSPWKALTVEK
- a CDS encoding NTP transferase domain-containing protein, whose protein sequence is MKEIDAVILCGGLGSRLKKVVHDRPKPMAEIQGRPFLDILIDHTAAFGITRYILCTGYMANCIEHYYAQTTGPLTFSFSKEKIPLGTGGALKNAESLIRSNPVLVLNGDSFCPVDLDGFITHHRAKNAQISLVVSEAKDSFDFGSLWMDKKGRIVGFQEKINHTQNLINAGVYLFDKEIFARIPPHKRYSLELDLFPDFVGKKFYGFFSNEKVLDIGTPERYELAKKLLVRK
- a CDS encoding kinase, which gives rise to MIITRTPFRISFFGGGTDYPVWYREHGGAVLSTTINKYCYINCRFLPPFFTYKYLMRYIIREETTSIEDIKHPSVRACLTYLNIPKGVEMTYTGDIPAQSGMGSSSSFTVGFLNALYSLSGKMVTKRTLAREALYIEQQVLAENVGAQDQVAAAFGGLNKIEFGGERDFYVTPLPLSREKVDYLQSHLMLFFTGVSRNASEIAAEQIKNTNSKKIELRTMQVMVDEAISILNNGSKDLDDFGKLLNESWRIKRSLTDRITSSRIDAIYDAALKSGALGGKLLGAGGGGFILFFVKPDHQPLLKEKLKDILYVPFGFDALGTQVVMYSTQDFY
- a CDS encoding FkbM family methyltransferase — encoded protein: MNIMISIECLDKNIDFQKTSLFHSFKERPLGFIDIGSAGGVHPLIAPVASLTHCTCFEPDERACQELRDKYGHGGPFPTLSIVNTAIGSKTGNGTLYMTESPVNTSLLKPNEELVTRYKVAGFRLQKVGDIKTSTLDDVVFGGGNREMPLGEVIKMDCQGAEHQIIQGARRVLKEQCLAVWCEFEFFPMYRNQKLFSEVDLLLRQEGFQLYGLYPNYISAKKIDRRKYNSEERLAWADAFYLKDPLEVDNEHSTFSARNIEVLLLVSMLTGYFDYALELIDGYYQTKTNDQERLKKLVLALAEEQRKGLEADLKQLLVEFQRTPEMGYLLGKKFIDKHKSNNNIDFISI
- a CDS encoding class I SAM-dependent methyltransferase — encoded protein: MSEFSDIHRNHNDKRSTGDLNAEEFANLLGIQSSEFLVVCGPLIDQYDFRYDAVEGEELETTILKVIKEIDNGLHKPSGKDRKGDWEKGWQENWDAFVSGGYDVDALIPKYISKYGISRLLFRYVKPHDKMFELNFYTVYRHYLFKRFLGPFQNIFEFGCGTGYNLVIMNQLFPDKSIVGLDWTENSVKIADELGRRLKAQIKGKEFDFFRPDYGVEIPENSVVITLNSLEQLGDNYSAFLEYLLNKKPALCINSEPFLEFYYENNLLDYLAIRYHKSRNYLAGYYDALKQLEIEGRIRISRLQRVPVGNLFHEGFSFIVWNVVQ
- a CDS encoding NUDIX domain-containing protein; amino-acid sequence: MSPSLPDSPPPLLCPDLEPVLLMHRNAWFKVLSRGAYFSIEYERPQVVVLPVLEGRAIIMIRVKRPLIDDCPLELPAGDSQEGETPRMAARREFAEETGLFIKDPLRFESDLPVSEMPGRIPVLLSVFKVEVSQAEFDTRRPHDEEVVSVVAVPFLEAIQKLVNGEIYLCSPVALVARFLLNRYLAGPDKERAVER